From Aedes albopictus strain Foshan chromosome 1, AalbF5, whole genome shotgun sequence, one genomic window encodes:
- the LOC115253610 gene encoding uncharacterized protein LOC115253610, whose translation MESLSPQLSSNKEYNVILFGETGSGKSTLINYLTNYFHNGTLENLKIAIPTKHYEATEGLQHYEDNVQDSSLGKTRACTVYNFKKEDKTFNFIDTPGVSDTKGAAQDDFNIQQIMGAAEQSGMLTAIILVINGTQTRATVTLRNTFSLLRSSIPDVFQQNLVVVLTNCSPASVNFDLAHLEPWNFADTNVFHMNNSALSKPVSQWINNKRAKRATELEWECSMETIEELNQHLTKLGGKDTETFKQMRMNKDFIKLQLYGILLEEKKVQDLQNELDYMKITQQNVSADIEKYSNYTQSKEVKYTVLEPCKVFWKFCIVCLTPCQALSSSYKSIPIVRDVSNLAEYIFHGKCHCNHTPFSHYDSKVQSVTKTETVEVIVKDVKLIYDDSVSKNKVIQSKIGSLDTDIAVLRHVRGEKEAEILKCFHELRKFCSQFNFVHEFQGIMDDMERDSRTLTSPAARTDVENRIRSIKQLVDTLSKAEKSD comes from the coding sequence ATGGAATCCTTAAGCCCGCAATTGTCATCGAACAAGGAATACAACGTCATTCTGTTTGGCGAAACCGGCTCAGGCAAATCAACTTTGATAAACTATCTGACAAATTATTTCCATAACGGTACACTCGAGAATTTGAAAATTGCCATTCCTACGAAGCATTATGAGGCAACCGAGGGTCTACAGCACTACGAGGACAACGTTCAGGATTCTTCACTTGGTAAAACTAGAGCCTGTACTGTATATAATTTCAAAAAAGAGGACAAGACATTCAACTTTATAGACACCCCAGGGGTCAGTGATACCAAAGGGGCGGCTCAGGATGACTTCAATATTCAGCAAATTATGGGAGCTGCAGAGCAAAGTGGAATGTTGACTGCAATTATCCTCGTTATAAATGGAACGCAGACCCGAGCCACAGTAACATTACGCAACACGTTCAGTCTGTTGAGAAGCTCAATCCCAGATGTCTTTCAGCAGAATCTCGTTGTTGTTCTAACAAATTGTTCTCCTGCTTCCGTCAACTTCGATCTGGCGCATTTGGAACCTTGGAATTTTGCTGACACGAACGTTTTCCACATGAACAACTCTGCCCTCAGTAAACCAGTATCACAATGGATAAACAACAAGCGTGCAAAGAGAGCAACGGAACTGGAATGGGAATGCTCAATGGAAACTATCGAAGAATTGAACCAGCACTTAACGAAGCTTGGTGGCAAAGACACCGAGACTTTTAAACAAATGCGTATGAACAAAGACTTCATAAAATTGCAGCTATATGGCATTTTATTGGAGGAGAAGAAAGTCCAAGATCTTCAAAACGAACTAGATTATATGAAAATCACACAGCAAAATGTATCCGCCGACATTGAAAAATATTCCAACTACACGCAATCAAAGGAAGTGAAATATACGGTATTGGAACCATGTaaagttttctggaaattctgCATTGTATGCTTGACGCCATGCCAAGCCCTGTCCTCATCGTACAAATCAATACCAATTGTTAGAGACGTATCCAATCTAGCAGAATATATCTTCCATGGGAAATGTCACTGCAACCATACACCTTTCAGCCATTACGATAGCAAAGTTCAGTCAGTCACGAAAACAGAAACCGTCGAAGTAATTGTTAAAGATGTGAAACTCATCTATGATGACAGCGTGAGCAAAAATAAGGTAATACAGTCTAAAATTGGCAGCCTGGACACCGATATCGCTGTGCTGAGACATGTTCGCGGTGAAAAAGAAGCTGAAATACTGAAATGTTTCCATGAGCTCAGGAAGTTCTGCTCGCAGTTTAACTTTGTGCACGAGTTCCAGGGCATCATGGACGACATGGAGAGAGATTCCCGTACGCTTACTTCCCCCGCGGCAAGGACCGACGTTGAGAACAGAATTAGAAGCATCAAACAGTTGGTTGATACGCTGTCAAAGGCTGAGAAGAGTGATTAG